TTATACTGTTAATCTCAatcttcaatcaaattataatataaataaatctttgataattagacAAGAATTTTTATAGAGTTAATCGCAATTTTCGACAATATACACATGGTAATTTTTGCGTAGGTATTCATACGTTGAAggaaactttatatttgaaattgagCCTGAGATGATTATGGAAATACAGTTCATGGTTATTATATTATggattagataatataattatataaaaaaatatggcaTTATGCAAAGGGAGTGATGGGCTCTACATACATAATGCAAGGGATTGGTGTAGATTTCTTCTACATGGAAACAAGAAAAGCAGGCAAGAATATATGAATAACTCTCTTTattgtaataaatattaaaaataattatttgttaatgaTCTCTGTCATTTTTTTAGCTATATAATGCCATTCCTCCCTCTCACAGATCCACGAGATGTTCGTTCAAGTAACTGATGATACTAGAAGAAGCTCTCCTGTCCATCTCCCTGTTGGCTCCTCTTCTGagatctttaaaaaaaaaaaaatctttacacctcttttctttctctctccttctAGGAGCTTTCATCGCTTGGACTTATGATCCATTTATTGCTCCTTGTTTTAGTTTCAGTCTTCTCAAATTTTCTGACACTTTTGTTTTGCAGTAATTTGAAGAAGAGGGTTAAAAGCCATGGGGTATTTATTCTAGGGTTTCATGAGACATATTGACTTGTTATTATCTTCTATGCATGTGATATGCCATAGATCTGTGTATCAGTCTTGCCATTAGGCAAGGATCACTAGATCAGGTTCatcaattttacattttaagcTTTTTATTTCACCAGTTTCACGTTTAAAGTCaaatttggtgatttttttacatgaaaattCTTTTAACTTTTCTTGCTGATTATTAACAAGTTACACAGGTAAGAGAGCTTTCTTCAGTCCACTTATGGGTGGCAATAGGATTTAATTAGCTGCCGACTCATTCATCCAAATACTGAGTTTAAGGATCAGCATGAATACCCAGTAAATGAGTGAATGATGCGGGAGACAAATTGAATCTTAGGTTTCCTGTACTTGGACTGAAGGGAGCTCCCTTTGCTGTTAATCTTAGCCATAATTCTTTCTagatctttaatttttattaccaTTTAATATTTGTCCTATACAGTACTTACACTAAGCGAATTGTAGATTAAATATACATTACGGTTGTTATAGGACGTTGGTTCTTTCCTAACCTAAAGCAAGCACTTGGACGCTGAGGTAATGCGAGTTACAGATAGCCCTTTGTggtattttttatacatatttgcTTGCTGACTTAGTCAAGTTTtgcatgtaaaatttaatttctggATTTATATTGCCTCTTTTCATGTTTTGATAGAATACCTAGCAGATTTAGGTACGGCTGAGTGAGGTAtgtaatgtaatatttttaaatatttttaaactgagTAGGTGCAGAAGGGTTttccaaatttataattagCTATCTCTTTTTAGCTTTGATTGTTTGTCTATTTTACTGATCAGTTGTGTTCATGTATTGTTTTGGTGCCTGAAACTTTTAAGCTGCAActgagggtttagggtttcatcAAAGGCAAAGCAGCAGGCAGTTATTGAAGAATCCCTCTCTGAAAAAGGCAGCGCATGGCGAGGGAAAGAGAGGAGAAGTTTGCAAGCAAGCTCACGCTCCACGACAAGAACCACCGTCTTGGGCCTTGCTCTGTAACTGTAACAAGTTCCTAGACATGTCTTACAGTCTCAGTCTACAATTACCGAAATATCCTGGCCATTGGTGCTTGGAAATATCtctgaatattttttatcttcCTTGCaccttttaatttcttttgctGCTTAATTCTGGGTTTTCCATGAACGTAAAAATTTTACACACTTATGTACGAACAATTCAATCCAGTTGTCTGAAGTCTTGAGGTTCTGACGTTTACTGGGGTTTCCCATAAATCTGGTCTCTGAGAAGTTTAGCGTGATCGAGTTTGGaaattaacattaaacataCTTCTTGAAAGCGTCACAATAATTAATCTGTGCCCAAATATACAAAGATACTCCATCCAATATAAGTTTAAAGGAAGCTAAAATCCTAGCTTTATTTTGGATAATGAAAACTGTAACAAGAAAGGATAGGTAGATTATTTTATAACGagtgaagagaagagaaaacacCCAGTGGCCGTATATTATTCCACTCCCAACTCCCCCCTCTGTAGTTATCTCGAGTCTTCTGCAATCTGCTGGAGATTATTCACTACGTGCTACTAATTTTTGAACAGCAAACCCCAAATTTTCAGGCTTAGAAAAAAAGAAGTGGTTTAAGGAAATTcttcatcatatatatatatatatatatatagagagagagagagggagagaatGCGTTTCATTTTACTTCATTGAAGTAGAGAATTTTTTTTACGACTTTGTTATTACAGATAATCACCGGCCTGAATGAGAATGTGAACTTTGTTGATCAAGTCCCAATTCTCAGCTgcattaacatttaataatataataatatgcgGACTCTTGACAACACTAGAAAACACAATTTGTATTACAAAGTGTATTCTTTgttccaaaaatatataatgtgataaagatcacctgttaatagATGACAAATGCCATACTTTGCTGCAAATGTGCTGGGGTTCTCCAAACGAATCTGTCagtagaaaaacaaaacaattcaaTTCCCACCACCGCAGAtgttcttgttttgttttcatttaataatttttacaagCTCTTTATATCAATCACACACACACTAGTCCTTTTTAGCCCTCTAAGCTCAGAGACACTATGCTAAATATGGATACGGGCATTTTCACCTGGTCTCTTTCCCACTTTTTCAAAATCCAATGGCTCTTTCTGTGACCTGATTCATCTTTGCACCATCTTTaaacaacacaagtgctatGGTTTTTTGGcattattgttgttttataaGCAATATAGTTTGAAGGATATGGGAAAATTTCCACGTGTCTCATCCCCAGTGGTCCCTGTGATCAATCTAAGATCTTAgcattgttaaaaaattgaatttgatctaTCTTTTCTTTATTCTCTGGGGCCTGGATGTTCCAACCCATTTGGAAAAGGCTTAGTGCAATTGCACTGGTTTCATTTCTTAATCACAATGGTCATGTCTGATTTCATCTTCAAGATCACACACTAAATCTTTTCTTTTGTGAGATGGTGGCATATTTCCGGGATTTGACAATCACCAGATTTTCTGTCTCAAATAAAACTTCATAGATTAAGATAGAATAAAAGTAATATGTAAGATAATCGACGACGGAATAATGAAATCTAAATaacattaatgaaaattttaagatttatattgatatattatatgtataagttaaaaaattttaaaaataaaggggtTGGCTAACCTATCTTGACTCTTCATGTCTGCCACAATATACTTATctttagggttgaatttgaattaaattgtttaGGTCTCAAAAACACGTTCaactttatttaaattcatttagatATTTTGCGAGCTTTGAGAATTTGCTCGTTTCTACAACTacatttaaatttgagttataatcataattcaatttaaattatgttaagtaattatcaaatgatattgttttgctCATTTTAgataaaacaatgttgttttattaatgagCTGCAAATTcgaatcacaaatttgaatcgTAAGTTCAAACTTTCAACTTGAGTTTCaagttttaaacttaaaaatcaaTCTAAACTTGAGATACGTTTTAGCTTTGACTAACTAAAATTGAACTTCAGTAAGTGATATTTAGGCTCTACCCTATTCATCCTTTTTCTCTTGTAGATAAGTAAGGGAAGACAATTCAGGTGATCTTTTCATTTCTGGCTTCAACCAATTTATGCCTTTGTtataacaggtgatcttttcaTTGAGTGGCAGACTAGTCAGCCGCCAaattcttcaattatttttgttcttttacaTTTACGGAACTCCAGAACATCTCATGTTACCCTATTGAAACACACACCtaacaagaaattaaagaataattttcCATGATCAGAGCTGCAAACTTTGACCGTGGTACTCACTTGTTTATTTACTAGTACTAATAATTAATCATCGAAGATTACAAATAATCAGGCTTTCCTGGAAAGAGGTAGACATTTGCATTTGGAAGGAACCataaaaatggtaattttatacAAGATAAACAAGCTTGATGATAGCTGTGGATTGTGGCGATAAGGTTGCCTAAGCTATGCAATGCTAGGTAACCTTAATGCATAGAGTTATCGAAATCTTGAGGAAAGTTTGTGTAAGTGCATTCCTCTATTATTTTCAACCTTAAAAATAGATACCCCACATCGAAGCATCAACTATTCTGCCAATTCAGTGCTTGAACTAATTAAggaaaaatgaagagaaagagagagaaagctgGTGCACCTTCCATCTAATCGGGAGTTTGAAATgattatataaaatacaaaaaaattttaattttaatttctaatttcatAATCACTATATCAAATAAGTCAAaagtttagtttaatatatCACTAGTTAATTTTGAACTCATACCTTATTGCTTGAGTAATTTACTTTTGACATTCCAATTCCCCCGGGGAGCAAGTATGCTTTTGACATGTCTGCAACATTTCTTTGTTCAACAAAGCTAGCGATCAGGGGGTGAATTTGAGTCACCCAACAAGGCTGGTTCATCATCTATGCTCAAAGCTATAATGcttagattgaattcattttagttattaaataatatcttcagaggtttattagtaatataaatagtatcatcaaaatgataaatagtattattgataAGATGAATTATACCATGATAAAAATAAACGAGTTAAATTGCCAAATTAaagatttggtttaaattttctCGTTTGAGTCCAACTCGAGGGGACTAGACTGAAGTTCGGCCGACGAGTGCAAACATTGATGTTGAAGTCGAGTCCCTACGAGTAGAAACGAGCTGCTCTTGGGACGTCTTTGTGTGGTTGCAGAGTATCCACCTAAACGACGCCGCTGCCATCTCCAGTCTCTTCTACACTTTTCCCCTCACACCTCACTTTTGAATATGATTTTTACAAGTCAGTCAACCCAATAAACCAAACGGTCACTATGCAGATTGGGCCcaaaattattttactgaataGGCTTAATATTACTTTGCTATAAGCATTTGTAAGAATTTGTGAATTTGTAAATGATGTAAATCGATAAGAGGGCAACTTTGAAAACCCAGACCAAATTGAATCCAAAATCAAAGGTCCAAACCTGGAAACCAGTAAATTAACATCCATCGTGTAAGATTTCATGGAGAAAGGCAGCACAACAAACTTCAAATGAGTCCACAAGACTTTATTAcccaaaattttaatgcatCTCGCAATTCATCTTCATCCATTCTGTAGCAATCTAATAATATGACACTTATTTACAGACTTAGAGAGTCCAAAATTACAGCAGAAGAAAATACAGCTATATTTAAGAAACTGctgaattcaagtttattggGAGCTGATGCCAATATTCACATAACAAAAGCCTTTTAGAAGTTCAACCAGGCATAGCCCATAAGCCTAACAGGTACCTTCTTAACATTTCAGCAGCACAGTAGCTCTCAAGAGCCTAAGAGGAACCTTTAAAAACTTTAACTCGCAATCCATGTCCCTTTGACCTTGCTTTGAGAAGCTGTGTCTTCAAAGTATTATCCTTCAACACTGCAGGCAATTTTGTAGAAGATTCTGAAATGTCAATATCTGGGGCTGTAAGTTTTGACATCCACTGCCTTACTGGACTAGCTTGATTCCTCCGTGCCCCACAGGAGTCATTCTCAGGTCGTGCAGGATAACTACAAGATGCTTCACCGGAGTCATTCTTGGGTCGCATACTCTGCCTACTGCCTTCTGACAATAATTTAtgatttctaattaaattatcaatcttATGGTTTGAGTTTGATCCATGGATCTCGTCATGTTCATTCTTTCTTTCATGACTGCCATCAGTAGCTCCAGTATTTTTGGATTTATTCGCCATGCTTGATTCAATTGGTTCTGTTTCCACGATCTCAGGCTTCTTATTACCATTAGATAACATGGCCCAAGCCATACGTTCTTCAAACTTTACTTGCAAACTGGAAGGGTTCTGACTCCTTTGTCTTTCAAGTGAAACAATATTTTGCTTTATTTGGTCGTGTTTCGTCGTTTCATCAACATTACGATCTACAGATTCATCTCCCTGCAATTTCATGTCACCGTTGCTTTGTTTGTTTAGTTCGAAACAATTTGAATGACTGCCTGCAGAATCTTCCTCATCTCCGACAACTTGAGGTGCACTCACAGCCTTATTTAAAGGGACAGATTCAAGAGAATTTTGTCTATCCCGAGGCAGTACATTATCATTTCTCTTAGAAGAAGCTGCACGCTTGGCCTGAAGATAAGTCTCTATTTCAAAACCCAACTTGTCCACTATTGATTGCTGCCCAGCAAAAGCACGATGAGCCTCTTCAAGCTTCATCTGCATCCGTTCATCAATCCATGATTCAGATATATGGAGAATCAAGCAATCACAATCAGCCTTCCCAGCCCAAGCCTTGTCAGATTTCTGTTTTAAAGCATGCACCTCCTGTTCATAGCTTTTTATGCCCAAAGCAAATTAATCACAAAGTTCTTCCAAAAGTGTCAttgattttttctctctttctagcTGTTTCAAAGCATTAGAAAGGGAAGATTTCACTTCTAATAGCTCTTGAGCTAACTTCCTGTGTAGGCTTTCCGGCTGTTTTCTTAATTTCCTTTCATCCTCTAGCTCATCCCTCACAGCAGCACGGATATGATCCTGCTCCTTACTCTTAATAACTAGCTTATCCTCTGCAATTTGCTTCACCAGTTCATCTATTGCATGCCGATCTACCTGCTGATCGTGAAGCAACACTTTGATCCTCACACGGGCATGGCCTAGCTCTGTCTTCAATGCTTTTATCAATGCTACATTCGAAGCATGCTGTCCCTCCAAGCTCCATATtcgatttaatatttttagtagtTCTGTGGATGTTTTGAGATTATATCGTGACTCACCAACTCTTCCTTTAAATTCTATAGAACTGGTGGGAGTGACTGCAGGATTATATGGCGCCATCTGCAAGTGAAAAGTACAGGAAACTATGGCAAAGCTTcaataaagcaaaaaaattaCTACCCTAGCTCTGTcttattgttttcattgttttttcccATGGCTTTTACAGGTAAAAGTATATTCAGTAAAAATGCCAGTAAATGAATGAATCCATGATTTGCGAACCCAAGGgttgtgaaagaaaataaaaaaccacaGCTCTGCCATGGCCGAAAACTTATAAATCATAAATCTCAGCAAGGTTAACAATACAAATATCTTTCCAATAATGTCTGTGTATCCAAACATGttttttatcatcaaacttCTAACACTACTGACACAACATAAATGCTAAAACCCGGGGCTCAGGCCAGATGCAAGAACAATTTGTGCAATATTCATCATAATCACTCTGCCTCATTCCGCTGGGAGAGAAAATGAGCAAGATATTCTCTCAAGCAAAAACTAGTGTTTacatttaactaaaatatatcATACATACCTCTAAGGACCTACCATAACTTGCCGGAGATACGGGCTGAAGGGCACGATTACTTCTTTCAATTGAGCGATGATGTTGGATCAGTGATTGTGCAATATGCCTTCTTAAACTGATTGCACTTTCTGGCTGGCGTGACAAATAACAGAAAGATCAACGGCAGAAGAAAACATTCCTATATTGAACTCTTAGTGCTACTTTAAGaaacttctattaattttaaacttcCCTCTCTGCATTAAGGACCTCCATCACGTAATGGGAGTTCAAAACATACTGAGACAAATTCTATGCTTAAAAGTTATGCAATGATTCAAGCAACAATTGCACTACTATAACCTTTTCTGAAAGTAAAAAAGAAGCTTTTAACAAAACTGAGTGAGGTTCCTCAACAATCAGCATAAGACTTGAACAAGAGCCCAAAGAAGCctagaaaacaaaattgaacGATTCATCAATTGCACAACATACACAATTAAGCAGTGATAGGAAAAGACATGTACCTGTTCAGGTGAACTTGGGGAAGGATCAGCCAAGAACTGAGACAAGTCAAGAGCCTTGTTCTTGTGAAGCTGCTGCGGACGGTGGCGGCGCGTTTTAAAGTCACAACTGACACCATTGAAGTTAACGCCCCGGTCCATTTTAGGGAAAGGAAGGTAGTGATGGAATTCCCAGAGAGCGGCGGCCAATTTTCTTGCAGAAAGATGACTGTTTTCTTTAATGATGCTATCATGCGCCCGCGCCTCAGGAGAAGGCCAAGGTCTCCAAGTAGGCGCTGTTGGAGTACTTGGGCCCCCTCTTTTAGCCACGAAGACCACTCTTCTCAACTTTTCTCCCAAATTTTCCTCCTTTTCTGCTACCCCCTGTCTACTTGTttctctattttcattttttttcctctctctctaCCCATACTTCGAGATCGTTTCCCTTTTTAaccatttcttttaaaaaaaatcaaattgggattgagttgagttgagttaagCTTCTGTCTTCACGCCCTCTGATGAGTTGTAATGATCTTCATCTCATGTCAACAGTGAAAAAGCTTTTCAGGAACGCAACAAActggaaaaaataatttttacagaGAATACtatgaaatttcttttttttttttttccattcaaGGCCAAATCCACCGCATCGAGACTGATGAAATGCTGCTTCGTTTCGTGATAAATCTTTTACGTGTCGTGATTTCTTTTGCAGTTGCAGGTTCATCGGCAATCTCAAGTTCCCAAGGCACAATAGATAGGGGAAATCCAATGTCTTGGATTCTGAAGAGTGTAAATTTACACTGTAAGAACATTTGCACGAGGGGGCCACGTACCGTCCAGTATTTGTTAGGTCAGGTGCCAGTAATTCACACGGTAGTCCCCATGTTTGGATTGGAGGTCTCGATCcacaaaattctaaattaactGTCATCCCTATTAGTTGGATAAATGACAAAATAGTCCCTATTGCACTGTGAATCTTAGCAGCTAAATGAGAAATTCTACACATTGAAGATGGTAAATTATGGTTGGTGATGAAGTTAACATccattagaaatatatttaatagtGACTGGATTCAGTGCAAGTAAATACGAGCTTAGAAATGGTTCGGTTTGTGATTAGGAATTCTATGTTCATTTATAATGTcagattattttgaaaaattaatgacaaaattacAACGAGAGTGCTCACagttctttaaattttttatatgttcaaaattctatataatattgaattttataggAGAAGAAACTAGAATTAGATAGTCAAAATTCTAGTGACTCAATTGAACCAAGTTAAGGCTACCCTTCCTCTGACTCAGCTCGTTCAAACCATACATGATACAGCCATCCACGCTCTCTGATCGAATTCCCCTTTGATGCATGACATGAATCTTTCTTCAAGAAAAACAATCTTGAAAGTACAACAAACAAAATCAGAAGTAAAAATAGATATCAAAGATGGCCCAAAACGAGAATGTTGTCTGCAATCAGAACACTCTCATCTCACTGTTACTCGGCCACGGTTCACCAGGCCTTTCTTTTAAGAGTCCAATGTCTCCAGTAGACGGCCTACTGTTTAACAAGTCCAAAAAATTGGTGTACGAGGAGTTCAAGTTTGTGGGTCACTGTATTAGTACAGTTGAAAGTTAGAAACTTACGTCATTTATTTTATTCCCTGCACTCTGCAGAGCTCAATTTCAATGGCGGTGACTCTTGATGGCCTAAAATTTCCATCTAGTTTAATTGCGAGGACTATGTCACTGAACTTGGACTAAGAGTCTAAACTcgttttttaaaaagtttagttCGATTTAATTTGTTAGTTGAGCAAATAACTtaaatcagtttgaatttaattcatggttaaattcaaataattatttaaactatattattttgtttattattaaataaaataatattattttattcataagttATAAACTTAAACTATAAATCTGAGTTAAAAATCTAGactatgaatttgaactaagtttcaaacttcaaattaacACATCGAGTCGAACTTAAACTG
Above is a genomic segment from Mangifera indica cultivar Alphonso chromosome 3, CATAS_Mindica_2.1, whole genome shotgun sequence containing:
- the LOC123212347 gene encoding LOW QUALITY PROTEIN: uncharacterized protein At5g41620 (The sequence of the model RefSeq protein was modified relative to this genomic sequence to represent the inferred CDS: substituted 1 base at 1 genomic stop codon), whose translation is MDRGVNFNGVSCDFKTRRHRPQQLHKNKALDLSQFLADPSPSSPEQASLGSCSSLMLIVEEPHSVLLKASFLLSEKPESAISLRRHIAQSLIQHHRSIERSNRALQPVSPASYGRSLEMAPYNPAVTPTSSIEFKGRVGESRYNLKTSTELLKILNRIWSLEGQHASNVALIKALKTELGHARVRIKVLLHDQQVDRHAIDELVKQIAEDKLVIKSKEQDHIRAAVRDELEDERKLRKQPESLHRKLAQELLEVKSSLSNALKQLEREKKSMTLLEELCDXFALGIKSYEQEVHALKQKSDKAWAGKADCDCLILHISESWIDERMQMKLEEAHRAFAGQQSIVDKLGFEIETYLQAKRAASSKRNDNVLPRDRQNSLESVPLNKAVSAPQVVGDEEDSAGSHSNCFELNKQSNGDMKLQGDESVDRNVDETTKHDQIKQNIVSLERQRSQNPSSLQVKFEERMAWAMLSNGNKKPEIVETEPIESSMANKSKNTGATDGSHERKNEHDEIHGSNSNHKIDNLIRNHKLLSEGSRQSMRPKNDSGEASCSYPARPENDSCGARRNQASPVRQWMSKLTAPDIDISESSTKLPAVLKDNTLKTQLLKARSKGHGLRVKVFKGSS